A genomic region of uncultured Roseibium sp. contains the following coding sequences:
- a CDS encoding patatin-like phospholipase family protein — MAAAKKINLALQGGGAHGAFTWGVLDWFLEDSRFSIEAITGTSAGAMNAVVMASGMEAGGEDGARASLEAFWREVSDEARFSPIQRSPLDVMLGNWSLDHSPSYLYFDVLSRFASPYEFNPLNINPLRDVVEKMVDFDKVHCCSGVKLFIAATNVFSGKIRVFSEKEVTLDAVMASACLPQLYQAVEIDGEPYWDGGYMGNPPLYPLFYNTDTPDVVLIQINPLERREVPRTAREIVNRLNEITFNSTLLRELRAIDFVTRLIEEGKLSKDEYMKVHMHRIFARELKPLQASSKMNAEWAFLTELRDLGRETAKEWLDAHFDDIGKRSTIDLRDEFA; from the coding sequence GTGGCTGCTGCCAAGAAGATCAATCTCGCGTTGCAAGGCGGAGGCGCCCACGGCGCCTTTACCTGGGGTGTTCTCGACTGGTTTCTGGAGGATAGCCGGTTTTCCATCGAGGCGATCACCGGAACATCCGCCGGGGCCATGAATGCGGTCGTAATGGCCAGCGGCATGGAAGCGGGCGGTGAGGACGGCGCCCGTGCCAGCCTCGAGGCCTTCTGGCGCGAGGTCAGCGACGAAGCCCGTTTCAGTCCCATTCAGCGCTCGCCGCTTGACGTCATGCTCGGCAACTGGAGCCTCGATCATTCCCCGAGCTATCTCTATTTCGACGTCCTGTCGCGATTTGCGTCTCCATACGAATTCAATCCCCTCAACATCAATCCGCTCCGCGATGTCGTCGAGAAGATGGTCGATTTCGACAAGGTGCATTGCTGTTCCGGCGTCAAGCTGTTCATTGCGGCAACCAATGTCTTTTCAGGCAAGATCCGGGTGTTCAGCGAAAAGGAAGTCACGCTGGATGCGGTGATGGCATCGGCCTGCCTGCCGCAGCTCTACCAGGCCGTGGAGATCGACGGCGAACCGTATTGGGACGGCGGTTACATGGGCAATCCGCCGCTCTATCCGCTGTTCTACAACACCGATACGCCGGATGTGGTTCTCATCCAGATCAACCCGCTTGAGCGGCGCGAGGTTCCCAGGACGGCGCGGGAGATCGTCAACCGGCTCAACGAGATCACGTTCAACTCCACCCTCTTGAGAGAACTTCGGGCGATCGATTTCGTCACGCGGCTCATCGAGGAAGGAAAACTCTCGAAAGACGAATACATGAAGGTGCACATGCACCGGATTTTCGCGCGTGAACTCAAACCGCTCCAGGCCTCGTCCAAGATGAATGCCGAATGGGCCTTCCTGACCGAATTGCGGGATCTCGGACGCGAAACCGCAAAAGAATGGCTGGATGCGCATTTCGACGATATCGGCAAACGGTCGACCATTGATCTTCGGGACGAGTTCGCCTGA
- the ispG gene encoding flavodoxin-dependent (E)-4-hydroxy-3-methylbut-2-enyl-diphosphate synthase, which translates to MASVMIDDFAKPLPRRKSVGVMVGNVQVGGDAPIVVQSMTNTDTADADSTVAQVAALARAGSEVVRITVDREEAAAQVPRIKERLQRIGIDVPLVGDFHYIGHKLLTDYPDCAAALDKYRINPGNVGFKAKRDTQFSQIIDIALKHDKPVRIGVNWGSLDQELLTKLMDENAGSANPVSAAAVMREAIIQSGLLSAERAESLGMGRDKIILSAKVSQVQDLIAVYADLARRCDYALHLGLTEAGMGTKGIVSSSASMGILLQQGIGDTIRVSLTPEPGGDRTREVQVAQELLQVMGFRAFVPVVAACPGCGRTTSTVFQELASDIQDHIRESMPTWREEYPGVESLSVAVMGCIVNGPGESKHADIGISLPGTGETPSAPVFVDGEKVATLRGDGIAGEFKKMVLDYIEKRYGTGAKSSSDAA; encoded by the coding sequence TTGGCCTCAGTCATGATCGATGATTTCGCAAAACCCCTGCCCCGCCGAAAGTCCGTGGGCGTCATGGTCGGTAACGTCCAGGTTGGCGGTGATGCGCCGATTGTTGTTCAGTCCATGACCAACACGGATACGGCCGATGCGGATTCAACGGTTGCCCAGGTCGCGGCGCTGGCACGCGCCGGCTCGGAGGTCGTGCGCATCACCGTCGATCGGGAAGAAGCCGCTGCACAAGTGCCGCGTATCAAGGAACGGCTTCAGCGCATCGGCATCGATGTTCCGCTGGTGGGAGACTTTCACTATATCGGCCACAAGCTCCTGACAGACTATCCCGATTGCGCTGCCGCGCTCGACAAGTACCGCATCAATCCGGGAAATGTCGGCTTCAAGGCAAAGCGTGACACGCAATTCTCTCAGATCATCGACATCGCTCTGAAGCACGACAAGCCGGTGCGCATCGGCGTCAACTGGGGGTCGCTCGATCAGGAGCTGCTCACGAAGCTGATGGACGAGAACGCCGGGAGCGCCAATCCGGTGTCCGCGGCCGCGGTCATGCGGGAGGCGATCATCCAGTCCGGTCTTTTGTCGGCGGAGCGGGCCGAAAGCCTCGGCATGGGCCGCGACAAGATCATCCTGTCTGCCAAGGTCAGCCAGGTACAGGACCTCATTGCGGTTTACGCCGATCTGGCGCGCCGCTGCGACTATGCGCTTCATCTCGGCCTGACCGAGGCCGGCATGGGCACCAAGGGCATCGTCTCGTCGTCTGCCTCCATGGGCATCTTGCTGCAGCAGGGCATCGGCGACACCATCCGCGTCTCGCTGACCCCTGAACCGGGCGGCGACCGTACGCGCGAGGTTCAGGTCGCCCAGGAGCTTCTGCAGGTGATGGGGTTCAGGGCGTTCGTGCCTGTCGTGGCGGCCTGCCCGGGATGCGGCCGCACAACCTCCACTGTTTTCCAGGAACTGGCGAGCGACATTCAGGACCATATTCGCGAATCGATGCCCACGTGGCGCGAAGAGTATCCGGGCGTTGAAAGCCTGAGTGTCGCGGTGATGGGCTGCATCGTCAACGGTCCTGGTGAATCCAAGCATGCCGATATCGGCATATCGTTGCCCGGCACCGGCGAAACCCCCTCGGCCCCCGTCTTCGTGGACGGCGAAAAGGTGGCGACGCTGCGCGGTGACGGCATAGCCGGCGAATTCAAAAAGATGGTGCTGGACTATATCGAGAAGCGCTACGGCACCGGTGCGAAATCAT
- a CDS encoding 3-hydroxybutyrate dehydrogenase, with product MLANKTAVVTGSTSGIGLGCARAFAEQGANIVINGLGDADEIERTRASIEADFGVRCAYSPANMLKADDIAAMVADAEKDFGSVDILVNNAGIQFVSPVDEFPVDKWDAIIAINLSSAFHAIRAAVPGMKQRGWGRIINTASAHALVASPYKSAYVAAKHGIAGLTKTVALEVAEQGITVNAICPGYVWTPLVEAQIPDTMKARNMTEEQVKKEVLLKAQPTKEFVTVDQVSGYAVFLCSDTASSITGSVLPIDGGWTAQ from the coding sequence ATGCTTGCCAACAAAACCGCCGTTGTTACCGGATCAACCTCGGGGATCGGCCTTGGCTGTGCCCGCGCTTTTGCCGAACAGGGCGCCAACATCGTGATCAACGGTCTCGGCGATGCCGACGAAATCGAGCGGACACGGGCGTCGATCGAAGCCGACTTCGGCGTCCGGTGTGCCTATTCGCCGGCAAACATGCTCAAGGCGGACGACATTGCGGCCATGGTGGCGGATGCCGAAAAGGACTTCGGGTCGGTCGATATCCTGGTCAACAATGCCGGTATCCAGTTCGTCTCACCCGTGGACGAGTTTCCGGTCGACAAGTGGGACGCGATCATCGCGATCAACCTTTCCTCGGCATTTCATGCGATCCGCGCCGCCGTGCCCGGCATGAAACAGCGCGGATGGGGCCGGATCATCAACACGGCTTCCGCGCATGCGCTCGTGGCGTCTCCCTACAAATCCGCCTATGTGGCGGCAAAACACGGGATTGCAGGCCTGACCAAAACGGTCGCCCTGGAAGTGGCGGAGCAGGGCATCACCGTGAACGCGATCTGCCCCGGCTATGTCTGGACACCGCTCGTCGAGGCCCAGATCCCGGACACGATGAAGGCGCGCAACATGACCGAGGAACAGGTCAAGAAAGAGGTCCTGCTCAAGGCACAGCCGACCAAGGAGTTCGTCACGGTCGACCAGGTGTCGGGATATGCCGTGTTCCTGTGCAGCGATACGGCGTCGTCGATCACCGGTTCGGTCCTGCCTATCGACGGCGGCTGGACCGCCCAGTAG
- a CDS encoding 4-hydroxy-3-methylbut-2-en-1-yl diphosphate synthase produces MFITVLERSLSLAQHNVGTVFRTGWAYILLLLALNFAIGSALMPESGFSTVSYMTEPVAKADEGALRTLAALANLLVGFSIAIAYVRRILIDARDFPVVVGRRTIRVIFFQIVLGLIGFLSLIPLIIAASIAAALTGGLGALLMVFAPFIALMVVQRLSVVLPAAAVDDPLTLKESWHATSGMGWAMAFSALIMSLLAGFLIFVWGFLLSVSDGLVPASDLWQQVRSAIFPMGTMLILVWVFSSLHATFYGLIRERFAEKLGLREEDYVQADAQRQVARKRAHKALAGARRVKRD; encoded by the coding sequence ATGTTCATAACCGTGCTGGAACGATCCTTGTCCCTGGCGCAACACAATGTCGGGACAGTTTTCCGAACCGGCTGGGCCTATATCCTGCTTCTGCTCGCGCTCAATTTTGCCATCGGGTCCGCGCTGATGCCCGAGAGCGGGTTCTCGACCGTCTCCTACATGACGGAGCCCGTTGCCAAGGCGGATGAGGGTGCGCTGCGCACACTTGCAGCCCTTGCCAACCTGCTGGTCGGATTTTCCATCGCGATTGCCTACGTCCGGCGCATCCTGATCGATGCGCGGGATTTTCCGGTCGTGGTCGGAAGACGGACCATCAGGGTGATCTTCTTCCAGATCGTCCTTGGTCTGATCGGGTTCCTGTCGCTTATCCCGCTGATCATCGCCGCCTCGATTGCGGCTGCCCTGACCGGTGGTCTGGGCGCGTTGCTGATGGTGTTCGCGCCGTTCATCGCGCTGATGGTGGTTCAAAGGCTCTCCGTTGTTCTGCCCGCCGCGGCCGTCGATGATCCGCTGACGCTGAAGGAAAGCTGGCACGCGACGTCGGGGATGGGCTGGGCCATGGCCTTTTCGGCGCTGATCATGAGCCTGCTGGCGGGTTTCCTGATATTCGTCTGGGGCTTTCTCCTGAGCGTCAGCGACGGGCTGGTGCCAGCGAGCGATCTCTGGCAGCAGGTCCGGTCGGCAATTTTCCCGATGGGCACCATGCTGATCCTGGTCTGGGTCTTCTCCAGCCTGCACGCAACGTTCTACGGCCTGATCCGCGAACGCTTCGCCGAAAAACTCGGCCTAAGGGAAGAGGATTACGTGCAGGCCGATGCGCAGAGGCAGGTGGCCCGCAAGCGTGCCCACAAGGCGCTAGCCGGCGCGCGGCGCGTCAAGCGGGACTGA
- a CDS encoding 4-hydroxy-3-methylbut-2-en-1-yl diphosphate synthase has translation MFITVLVRSLSVGLSNIGTFFGAGWAYILLLLALNSSFILIYAPENGFSTGTYMSAKVDGSRQAAFALFAMFANPIGGFSIAIAYVRRILIEANDFPVVFGKRTLKFIGLVIALTVIGFGLLIPLTFFASLVAVVTAGIGSVVMIVMLFVALMVVQRFSLVLPAAAVDDPLTLAESWHATAGLGWAMAFSAPLMSLLSGVLFFVLVVLVFLGSTIVPQGKTTDAFFAMLVVFGTMLILVWAFASLQATSYGLIRERFARKLGLLAEDFARADAQRQVARERAQKALAGARRVKRD, from the coding sequence ATGTTCATTACTGTTCTGGTGCGTTCACTGTCCGTCGGATTGAGCAATATTGGTACATTTTTTGGGGCAGGCTGGGCCTATATTTTGCTTCTGTTGGCGCTCAATTCTTCATTTATTCTGATTTATGCTCCCGAGAATGGGTTTTCAACCGGGACTTACATGAGTGCCAAGGTTGATGGTTCAAGGCAAGCGGCATTTGCATTGTTTGCAATGTTCGCAAATCCGATTGGTGGTTTCTCCATTGCGATTGCCTATGTCAGACGAATTTTGATCGAAGCGAACGATTTTCCAGTCGTGTTCGGAAAGCGAACGTTGAAGTTCATCGGTTTGGTTATTGCTCTGACCGTGATCGGCTTCGGTTTACTCATCCCCTTGACTTTTTTCGCATCGCTCGTGGCAGTCGTAACCGCGGGAATTGGTAGCGTTGTGATGATAGTGATGCTGTTTGTAGCGCTGATGGTGGTGCAAAGGTTTTCCCTCGTTCTTCCTGCTGCCGCGGTCGACGATCCTTTGACGCTGGCAGAAAGCTGGCACGCGACCGCTGGCCTTGGATGGGCGATGGCTTTTTCGGCTCCCCTGATGAGCCTGTTGTCTGGGGTATTGTTTTTTGTCTTGGTGGTGCTGGTTTTTTTGGGCAGCACAATTGTACCGCAAGGCAAGACTACGGACGCCTTCTTTGCCATGCTTGTCGTTTTCGGCACGATGCTGATCCTTGTCTGGGCGTTCGCCAGCCTGCAGGCAACATCCTACGGGCTGATCCGCGAGCGTTTCGCTCGAAAGCTCGGTCTCCTCGCAGAAGACTTCGCCCGGGCCGATGCTCAAAGACAGGTGGCCCGCGAGCGTGCACAGAAGGCGCTTGCCGGAGCGCGGCGCGTCAAGCGGGACTGA